The proteins below are encoded in one region of Aspergillus nidulans FGSC A4 chromosome III:
- a CDS encoding putative histone-lysine N-methyltransferase (Ash1) (transcript_id=CADANIAT00005662) → MDGPPGLSGASPATPATISDLVKHSHEPPDHVMAFDYTEQLLTPENSRSETSSNNDNASNEEKPTVRRQSTRVTRASLRGAADLDFGAEIEHNGHKHSAETTEHVVLDKPPDNGAAPRGKNPRASHLRHSIAIMESALQAETSLTQDAMDVDNHPLAPNTPISESSHGSHTDDVPAALPPRTLRKRVEQALARDKGYGSEKDSKPASADNETPVRRSSRLSLLGKVSDLAGRATGVLGKRSTSMRENAKEPDRRSSLRPRRSTTAREEPPAEPPTKKQRVSVSAPVDKAKSESDASQEEPTPPEVITRFKEKRWLTHGLYSGQEYTNLRPSQKRTEKRRKSHNTSQPNHQRKYLPLPMFAGERLLQTGRDFQLPFDIYSPLPPGQPKPNEWRKTNKNVFVGEAGSIWRANKEEELSKCTCMPETGCDQFCQNRYMFYECDDRICGVGPECGNRNFEELKQRAKAGGKYNVGVEVIKTPDRGYGVRSNRTFEPNQIIVEYTGEIITQAECEKRMRTIYKKNENMIIDATRGSIARFVNHGCEPNCRMEKWTVAGKPRMALFAGDRGIMTGEELTYDYNFDPYSQKNVQQCRCGSSKCRGILGPRKREKEQRAELRAAKLKEIADAKKAKAAKRRKENALKRSRPRNNRKGRALAPSSIKSGVKKAASKARGAVSRKMPAAATSSKKSASKKSTNASKQTSTKSKRNIRLPTIKAPKVKAKITSRVRAPAQTTRTKVKKASTSPPKSRSRVSATKTTKAATAAESSPARKRPLKAKKDILNGVRETINKGTTKHSQRAKSSSSRTTGRSPRARK, encoded by the exons ATGGACGGTCCACCAGGATTGTCCGGCGCGTCACCCGCAACTCCCGCAACTATCTCGGACCTCGTGAAGCACTCCCATGAACCTCCTGACCACGTAATGGCCTTCGATTACACCGAACAGCTTCTCACCCCAGAGAACAGTCGTTCCGAAACCTCAAGCAATAATGATAACGCGTCGAATGAGGAAAAACCGACCGTACGCCGACAATCTACACGTGTGACACGCGCTTCGCTGCGGGGAGCAGCTGACCTGGATTTCGGCGCCGAGATAGAACATAATGGGCACAAACATTCTGCTGAGACTACAGAACATGTTGTTTTGGACAAGCCTCCCGACAATGGCGCGGCGCCGCGGGGGAAGAACCCGCGCGCCTCCCATCTCCGCCATAGTATTGCAATCATGGAGTCGGCCTTGCAGGCCGAAACGAGTCTTACACAGGACGCTATGGATGTTGATAATCACCCTTTAGCTCCCAATACGCCGATCTCGGAGTCGTCGCATGGATCGCATACTGACGATGTGCCTGCCGCCTTGCCGCCCCGGACTCTACGTAAGCGCGTGGAGCAGGCATTGGCTCGAGACAAAGGTTACGGCTCTGAGAAAGACTCCAAACCAGCTAGTGCGGATAACGAAACACCTGTTAGGCGGTCGTCTCGTCTGAGCTTACTGGGTAAAGTCTCCGACCTGGCTGGCCGTGCTACCGGTGTTCTGGGCAAGCGCTCGACCAGCATGAGGGAGAATGCGAAGGAACCAGATAGGAGGTCCAGTCTTCGACCTCGACGTTCAACTACCGCTAGAGAGGAACCTCCCGCCGAGCCGCCGACAAAGAAGCAACGTGTCTCTGTTAGCGCACCTGTAGACAAAGCGAAATCAGAATCGGACGCCTCCCAGGAGGAACCAACACCTCCAGAGGTTATTACTCGATTTAAAGAAAAGCGATGGTTGACTCATGGACTTTATTCCGGGCAAGAATATACCAATTTACGGCCAAGCCAGAAGAGGACcgaaaagaggagaaagagccaCAATACAAGTCAGCCCAACCATCAGAGAAAGTATCTGCCGCTTCCAATGTTCGCTGGGGAGAGGTTGCTGCAGACGGGACGAGACTTCCAACTTCCTTTCGATATATACTCGCCACTTCCTCCAGGCCAGCCTAAGCCAAATGAGTGGAGAAAAACCAATAAGA ATGTCTTCGTTGGAGAAGCAGGTAGCATTTGGCGCGCgaacaaagaggaagagcttTCAAAATGTACCTGCATGCCAGAGACCGGTTGCGATCAATTCTGTCAAAACCGCTACATGTTCTATGAATGCGATGACCGGATTTGTGGCGTAGGCCCTGAGTGTGGCAATCGGAACTTCGAAGAGCTCAAGCAGAGAGCTAAGGCTGGAGGCAAATATAACGTGGGTGTTGAGGTGATCAAGACCCCAGATCGTGGATACGGCGTACGCAGTAACCGCACCTTTGAGCCGAACCAGATCATTGTGGAGTACACCGGCGAGATTATTACTCAAGCTGAGTGCGAGAAACGTATGCGcactatatacaagaagaacgag AACATGATCATTGATGCTACTCGCGGATCCATTGCTCGCTTCGTGAACCATGGCTGTGAGCCCAATTGTCGAATGGAGAAGTGGACTGTGGCAGGAAAGCCTCGTATGGCCCTCTTCGCCGGTGATCGAGGAATCATGACCGGGGAAGAATTGACGTATGACTACAACTTCGA CCCATATTCTCAAAAGAACGTCCAACAATGTCGGTGCGGTTCGTCTAAATGCCGGGGTATCTTAGGCCCtcggaagagagaaaaggaacaACGAGCAGAGTTGAGAGCAGCTAAACTGAAGGAAATCGCAGAcgcgaaaaaggcaaaagcagcAAAAcggagaaaagagaacgcTCTGAAGAGATCTCGTCCGCGCAATAACAGGAAGGGAAGAGCCCTCGCCCCATCCTCCATTAAATCTGGCGTCAAAAAGGCGGCGTCAAAAGCGCGTGGAGCTGTCTCCCGAAAaatgcctgctgctgcaacaTCGTCCAAGAAAAGCGCATCTAAAAAGTCCACGAACGCCTCGAAACAGACGTCGACGAAGTCAAAGCGTAATATCAGATTACCTACAATAAAAGCACCGAAGGTAAAAGCAAAGATCACAAGTCGCGTCCGAGCGCCAGCACAAACGACGAGAACcaaggtgaagaaggcttcaACTTCACCACCTAAATCACGCAGCCGAGTGTCGGCCACGAAAACCACCAAGGCTGCCACCGCAGCGGAGAGCTCACCCGCCCGAAAACGACCATTGAAAGCTAAAAAGGACATTCTGAATGGGGTTCGAGAAACGATCAACAAGGGGACCACTAAGCATTCCCAAAGAGCGaaatcttcttcatcccgtACAACAGGGCGCTCTCCTAGGGCAAGGAAGTAG
- the erf2 gene encoding palmitoyltransferase ERF2 (transcript_id=CADANIAT00005663), with amino-acid sequence MAFQFSNNPESNETTNNPAPHVLGLPRPPSVGGISSRVTDMSEDGDQSQTNTMSSHVPHRHSVSRRGPPPARSSIASTSQITNRPGSSASRLSRTHIPSLAASGFFRPMSSQRLQAHRGRPATNHTVSTEDWGDQMNQNRRSLISNSTFPNSLSAADQEVPPSRGTEFTDPIIPDRIHSNASPTANTTTVRSESANLIRDRERPPHLNLKVDYKGTNENETPERSPLSFLSLQNRNAPADNRDSRAHARLSSADSSPQSIEKKPELAKSRNKGRNYEYFPSRGPWLWHNISPAIPVLFAYVFYLCFSSFIHASVVDPGVIPRNLHQMPPVDPSQDPLAIGPPTNDWVMVKLATSDVAAMDVPVKYCKTCSIWRPPRCYHCRVCDNCIETLDHHCVWLNNCVGRRNYRYFFAFVSTSTLLALFLLGASLAHILVYRSREGISFSDAIDKWRVPFAMVIYGALAAPYPASLWAYHLFLVGRGETTREYLNSHKFAKADRHRPFTQGNVIRNWIAVFGRPRPPTYMQFKEYYQEGDQRLSTVKRRFLPRNTEPQNDIEMQHVPPPNSA; translated from the exons ATGGCGTTCCAATTCAGCAATAATCCGGAGAGCAATGAGACCACCAACAATCCGGCGCCGCATGTTTTAGGGCTTCCGCGCCCTCCGTCTGTCGGCGGCATTTCGTCACGAGTTACGGATATGTCGGAGGATGGGGATCAGTCGCAAACAAATACCATGTCATCACATGTACCGCACCGGCATTCCGTATCACGAAGAGGACCTCCACCGGCAAGGAGTTCCATTGCGTCTACCAGCCAAATAACGAACCGACCCGGAAGTTCCGCGAGCAGGTTAAGCCGCACCCATATTCCATCGCTAGCTGCGTCGGGCTTCTTCCGGCCCATGTCATCGCAACGTCTGCAAGCACATCGTGGACGTCCTGCAACAAATCACACAGTCTCAACAGAGGATTGGGGTGATCAAATGAACCAGAACAGGCGGAGTCTGATTTCAAACAGCACGTTTCCGAACTCCCTCTCAGCCGCCGATCAGGAGGTTCCCCCGTCGCGTGGCACAGAATTCACCGACCCTATTATCCCTGATCGGATTCATTCGAACGCTAGCCCTACCGCGAATACGACGACAGTGAGAAGTGAAAGTGCGAATTTGATACGCGACAGAGAACGGCCCCCGCACCTCAATCTAAAAGTGGACTACAAAGGCACGAACGAAAACGAGACGCCTGAAAGATCACCCCTTTCGTTCCTTTCGCTGCAGAACAGGAACGCGCCTGCAGATAATCGGGATAGCCGAGCGCATGCACGGTTATCGTCTGCTGACTCGTCTCCGCAATCAATTGAAAAGAAGCCCGAGTTGGCGAAGAGTCGCAACAAGGGCAGGAATTACGAATATTTT CCGTCTAGGGGTCCTTGGCTATGGCACAACATCTCTCCAGCTATTCCGGTTCTCTTTGCCTATGTCTTCTACCTATGCTTCTCCTCATTTATACATGCGTCAGTGGTTGATCCCGGG GTCATTCCGCGCAATCTGCATCAGATGCCTCCTGTCGATCCCTCTCAGGATCCTCTCGCCATAGGGCCACCGACGAACGACTGGGTAATGGTGAAGCTTGCAACCTctgatgttgctgccatggacGTTCCCGTCAAATACTGCAAGACGTGCTCTATTTGGCGCCCTCCGCGGTGCTACCATTGTCGCGTCTGCGATAACTGCATTGAGACCCTGGACCACCATTGTGTCTGGTTGAACAACTGTGTCGGCCGCCGAAACTATCGAtacttcttcgctttcgtcAGCACTTCCACTCTACTTGCCCTCTTCTTACTCGGTGCTAGCCTAGCGCACATTCTGGTGTACCGGTCACGTGAAGGTATCAGCTTCAGCGACGCCATTGATAAGTGGAGGGTACCTTTCGCTATGGTCATTTACGGAGCTCTAGCAGCGCCTTATCCGGCGTCATTGTGGGCGTACCATCTCTTCCTGGTGGGCCGCGGCGAAACCACCCGTGAGTACCTTAATTCGCATAAGTTCGCCAAAGCCGATCGCCATCGTCCTTTTACGCAAGGAAACGTGATCCGAAACTGGATCGCTGTTTTTGGTCGACCCCGACCGCCAACCTACATGCAATTTAAAGAatattaccaagaaggagacCAGCGACTGAGCACGGTGAAACGGAGATTCCTCCCGCGCAATACAGAACCTCAGAACGACATCGAAATGCAGCATGTGCCTCCTCCTAACTCAGCCTGA
- a CDS encoding uncharacterized protein (transcript_id=CADANIAT00005664): protein MSSIAAMASRRAFARQALFRAPVRRAYSSKMEESTLDKAPKRDPELYVLLGVMSGAFLIAGWYFGKKPTSVTSESNVRIPDSSMPWERDDDGKIYKYQYHPGGDKSQPLRNAPSALNTVIVPNVTLPVDLHERFNKYGKEEYDF from the exons ATGTCTTCAATTGCTGCTATGGCCTCTCGCCGGGCCTTTGCCCGCCAGGCTCTTTTCCGCGCTCCCGTGCGCCGCGCCTACAGCTCGAAGATGGAGGAATCAACCCTCGACAAGGCTCCCAAGCGTGATCCCGAGCTCTAC GTCCTGCTCGGTGTCATGTCTGGTGCTTTCCTGATTGCCGGCTG GTACTTTGGCAAGAAGCCCACCTCCGTCACATCCGAGAGCAACGTCCGTATTCCCGACAGCTCTATGCCCTGGGAGCGTGACGACGACGGCAAGATCTACAAGTACCAGTACCACCCCGGTGGTGACAAGAGCCAGCCTCTCAGGAACGCTCCCAGTGCTCTGAACACTGTCATCGTTCCTAACGTTACTCTGCCTGTG GATCTCCACGAGCGCTTCAACAAGTACGGCAAGGAAGAGTATGACTTTTAG
- the pmt1 gene encoding dolichyl-phosphate-mannose-protein mannosyltransferase pmtB (transcript_id=CADANIAT00005665) has translation MAKDTLDVRPPRTSSRSPSRSPRPKNRKKATAVASSYQSDGVTDNNIFDLPMSDYKVMVLVTIVAAVVRLFRIYQPTSVVFDEVHFGGFATKYIKGRFFMDVHPPLAKLLITLAGWLAGFKGDFDFKEIGKDYLEPGVPYVAMRMLPAILGVLTVPIMFLTLKATGCRTNTAVLGAGAILFENGLVTQSRFILLDSPLVFFTALTALSFTCFTNQQELGPSHAFRGPWWFWLVATGFSLGATLSVKWVGLFTVAWVGSLTILQLWVVLGDTNNVTPRLWFKHFFARVFCLIVIPLAFYCSMFAIHFRCLVNPGEGDGFMSSEFQATLNSKGMAAVPADVVFGSRLSIRHHNTQGGYLHSHSHMYPTGSKQQQITLYPHKDDNNLFIAENQTQPLDANGAEIPGPFAWDNLTTNYIEDGAVIRLHHLMTHRRVHSHNERPPVTDVDWQFEVSAYGYEGFPGDANDYWRVEIVKSLSDGEEAKKRLRTIQSKFRLVHVMTGCVLFSHKVKLPDWGFDQQEVTCAKGASLPNSIWYIESNKHPMLPPDAEKVTYRNPGFFGKFFELQKVMWTTNAGLTDSHAWDSRPPSWPTLLRGINFWGRDHRQVYLFGNPFVWYSSTLAVLVYVIFKGISLLRWQRNCGDYRNPAFKRFDYEIGTSVLGWGFHYFPFYLMARQLFLHHYFPALYFAILALAQEFDFITNRIRSLGLTIFAFTVYSPLIYGNPWTRDACKQVKLLKSWDFDCNTFYTDLNQYVTHFSSVNSAVPTTAASIPQSPAPVKAEPKQEQKEQKEAKVESQEPSITSSSIPKIRGTQARVEYRDQQGNILDEAVVDSLRKEGKISIETRHETRTRLEHGHLVDVVDGKVAPPHPDVEGQNPETQDKPEEIVDDSPASAADAGSSVGEPNSPEPKPASEGNEATR, from the exons ATGGCGAAGGACACCCTGGACGTCCGCCCGCCGCGGACCTCTTCTCGCTCCCCCAGTCGCTCTCCCCGGCCAAAGAACCGGAAGAAAGCTACGGCAGTGGCTTCGAGCTACCAATCAGATGGCGTTACAGATAACAATATATTCGATCTCCCAATGTCCGACTACAAGGTTATGGTTCTGGTGACTATAGTAGCCGCCGTGGTGCGGCTGTTTAGGATCTACCAGCCGACTAGCGTTGTCTTTGATGAAGTGCA TTTCGGTGGTTTCGCAACGAAGTACATTAAGGGTCGTTTCTTCATGGACGTTCACCCCCCTCTCGCCAAACTCCTTATTACCCTCGCTGGATGGCTTGCTGGATTCAAGGGCGACTTCGACTTTAAGGAGATTGGAAAGGACTATCTTGAGCCTGGAGTGCCGTATGTGGCAATGCGCATGCTTCCCGCAATCTTAGGAGTCCTCACGGTGCCCATTATGTTCTTGACTCTGAAGGCTACCGGATGTCGTACTAACACTGCTGTGCTGGGAGCCGGTGCCATCCTCTTTG AAAACGGATTGGTTACGCAATCTCGGTTCATCCTCTTGGATTCTCCCCTGGTGTTTTTCACAGCCCTCACTGCACTGTCTTTCACTTGCTTTACCAATCAGCAGGAATTGGGGCCATCACACGCCTTCCGCGGGCCCTGGTGGTTTTGGCTGGTTGCCACTGGATTCAGTTTGGGTGCCACTTTGAGTGTCAAGTGGGTTGGTCTGTTTACAGTCGCCTGGGTGGGTTCTTTGACTATTCTTCAATTGTGGGTGGTGCTTGGTGATACAAATAATGTTACTCCC CGTCTCTGGTTTAAGCATTTCTTCGCCCGAGTGTTCTGCTTGATTGTGATCCCCCTAGCGTTCTATTGCTCTATGTTTGCAATTCACTTCCGGTGCTTGGTCAATCCGGGAGAGGGCGACGGTTTCATGTCCTCCGAGTTTCAGGCTACTCTCAATTCAAAAGGCATGGCAGCCGTTCCCGCAGACGTTGTCTTCGGTTCTCGTCTTAGTATTCGCCACCATAACACGCAAGGCGGATATTTGCACTCTCACAGTCATATGTACCCCACCGGAagcaagcagcagcagatcaCCCTTTACCCTCATAAAGATGACAATAACCTTTTCATCGCCGAGAACCAGACTCAGCCTCTCGACGCCAATGGAGCAGAAATCCCCGGTCCTTTTGCTTGGGATAATCTCACGACAAACTATATCGAAGATGGTGCAGTCATCAGGCTACACCATTTGATGACCCACCGCAGGGTTCATTCACATAACGAGCGTCCTCCAGTGACTGATGTCGATTGGCAATTCGAAGTCTCGGCATATGGATACGAAGGTTTTCCTGGCGATGCAAACGATTACTGGCGTGTCGAGATTGTCAAATCCTTATCggatggcgaagaggcgaagaagcgatTACGGACTATTCAATCGAAATTTCGACTTGTTCACGTCATGACTGGCTGTGTTTTGTTCTCACATAAAGTCAAACTACCCGATTGGGGTTTCGATCAACAGGAAGTTACATGTGCAAAGGGTGCCTCTTTGCCCAACAGCATCTGGTATATCGAGAGCAACAAGCATCCAATGCTCCCTCCAGATGCAGAGAAGGTCACTTACCGAAATCCTGGCTTCTTCGGCAAATTTTTCGAGCTTCAGAAGGTTATGTGGACCACTAACGCTGGTTTGACTGACTCCCACGCCTGGGATTCTCGTCCTCCGTCATGGCCAACCCTCCTTCGTGGTATCAATTTCTGGGGCCGAGATCACCGTCAGGTTTACCTCTTCGGAAACCCATTCGTCTGGTACTCTTCCACTTTGGCAGTTTTGGTTTACGTGATTTTCAAGGGGATTTCCCTTCTACGCTGGCAGCGTAACTGTGGTGACTACCGTAATCCCGCATTCAAAAGATTTGACTACGAAATTGGTACCTCAGTACTTGGCTGGGGTTTCCACTACTTCCCATTCTACCTTATGGCCCGCCAGCTCTTCTTACACCACTATTTCCCCGCTCTCTATTTTGCTATTCTTGCGCTGGCCCAAGAGTTTGACTTCATCACGAACCGTATCCGCAGCTTGG GACTCACCATTTTTGCCTTCACCGTTTACTCTCCATTGATCTATGGGAATCCGTGGACTAGGGACGCCTGCAAGCAAGTTAAGCTTCTGAAATCATGGGACTTTGACTGCAACACTTTTTACACCGAC TTGAATCAATACGTGACTCATTTCAGCAGTGTGAACTCCGCTGTTCCAACAACGGCGGCATCTATTCCCCAGTCGCCTGCACCTGTCAAGGCCGAGCCGAAGCAGGAACAGAAGGAACAAAAGGAAGCCAAGGTGGAGAGTCAGGAACCAAGCATCACATCCAGCAGCATTCCAAAAATTCGAGGAACGCAAGCGCGAGTGGAATATCGTGATCAGCAGGGTAACATCCTTGATGAGGCCGTAGTGGATTCGTTACGAAAGGAGGGCAAGATATCGATTGAGACGAGACATGAGACTCGGACTCGCCTGGAGCATGGTCATCTGGTGGATGTTGTcgatggcaaggttgctCCGCCTCACCCGGATGTTGAAGGCCAAAACCCCGAAACTCAGGACAAGCCGGAGGAGATTGTGGATGATAGCCCAGCCTCCGCAGCTGATGCAGGAAGCTCGGTGGGAGAACCAAATTCTCCTGAGCCAAAGCCAGCTAGTGAAGGCAACGAGGCGACCCGTTAA
- a CDS encoding putative pre-mRNA splicing factor (transcript_id=CADANIAT00005666) has product MASMSNGNTPTVLDDATKPPAGVVLPPKDIRAGYVARNGAVFEDRVREKERSNPKFSFLNSNDPYAPFYQWRLNEIKQGRGTDVSAGRPGEPTPTPAPEAPKGPAPPPDFHFSARMPIINAQDLEVVRLTALFVAKRGKSFMTALSQREARNFQFDFLRPQHSLYQFFTRLVDQYTILLRPEGIDEATSQKKRIAELEQNVKNRFHVLERAKARAEWVKYQEQQKQKKEEEEEKERIEYAQIDWHDFVVVETVLFTEADDQVDLPPPTSLNDLQSASLEQKAMMSLNPLRIEEAMPTDMETPTYYNAYPAQPEPQPFAQPVGPVYSPQPPPQGIPTPPVAATAAAQEEEQRIRERMEAREQAAAVKAAPSQQPMRIRSDYVPRAQARRQNAAGAMALCPNCKQQIPEAELQQHMRIEMLDPRWREQQAKAQARTATTNLSTADVVNNLKRLASQRSDVFDSTAVQSAPNPEEEARKKRMAFEGPPGAGPMQQQPGPVGPMGGPPNPQNMNIEEQIRNLHERYKQ; this is encoded by the exons ATGGCATCCATGAGTAACGGGAATACACCTACGGTCCTCGACGACGCTACCAAACCCCCCGCGGGAGTGGTCTTGCCACCGAAGGACATTCGAG CTGGATATGTGGCTCGCAATGGCGCCGTTTTTGAAG ACCGTGTacgcgagaaggagcggagTAACCCCAAattctccttcttgaactcgAATGACCCGTATGCACCGTTCTATCAATGGCGTCTTAATGAAATCAAGCAGGGGAGAGGGACTGATGTGTCTGCTGGCCGCCCAGGCGAGCCGACCCCAACTCCAGCACCTGAAGCACCCAAAGGACCTGCACCACCTCCAGACTTTCACTTTTCAGCACGAATGCCGATAATAAACGCGCAAGATCTAGAGGTCGTACGGCTCACAGCCCTCTTTGTGGCCAAGCGAGGAAAGTCGTTCATGACTGCTCTCTCCCAGCGCGAAGCGCGGAACTTTCAGTTTGATTTCCTCCGTCCGCAACACAGTCTCTACCAGTTTTTCACGCGACTGGTCGACCAATACAccattcttcttcgaccagaAGGAATAGACGAAGCGACGTCCCAAAAGAAGCGAATTGCGGAGTTGGAACAAAACGTGAAAAACCGGTTCCACGTTTTAGAGCGCGCAAAGGCGCGCGCGGAATGGGTCAAATACCAGGAGCAacagaagcaaaagaaggaggaggaggaagagaaggagcggaTAGAGTATGCTCAAATTGATTGGCATGACTTCGTGGTTGTGGAAACAGTTCTTTTCACAGAAGCGGATGATCAAGTtgaccttcctcctccaacctCTCTCAACGACTTGCAGTCCGCCTCACTGGAGCAGAAAGCAATGATGTCGCTGAACCCTCTCCGTATCGAAGAAGCCATGCCAACCGACATGGAAACTCCAACATACTACAACGCCTACCCCGCCCAGCCTGAACCACAACCCTTCGCTCAACCTGTTGGTCCGGTATATTCCCCACAGCCGCCACCTCAAGGCATTCCTACTCCACCAGTTGCCgcaactgctgcagctcaggaagaagaacagcgcATTCGGGAGCGCATGGAAGCCCGCGAACaagccgccgccgtcaaagcAGCCCCCAGTCAACAACCGATGCGGATCCGCTCCGATTACGTCCCGCGTGCGCAAGCACGCCGTCAGAATGCAGCAGGCGCTATGGCACTCTGTCCAAACTGTAAGCAGCAGATTCCCGAAGCCGAATTGCAGCAGCACATGCGTATCGAAATGCTCGACCCTCGCTGGAGAGAGCAACAGGCCAAGGCGCAAGCCCGAACTGCAACAACCAACCTCTCTACAGCAGACGTGGTCAATAATCTTAAGCGCCTCGCCAGCCAACGCAGCGACGTTTTTGATTCCACCGCCGTTCAATCCGCCCCTAACCCGGAGGAAGAGGCTAGGAAGAAGCGCATGGCGTTTGAAGGGCCCCCCGGTGCTGGgccgatgcagcagcaaccgGGTCCGGTTGGTCCCATGGGAGGACCGCCGAACCCTCAAAATATGAATATTGAGGAACAAATTAGGAATCTTCATGAGAGGTACAAGCAATGA
- a CDS encoding guanine nucleotide exchange factor SEC2 (transcript_id=CADANIAT00005667): protein MADLIAFHSYYSHQGFLSPSNMLPRPSSHKRSLSSGNRSASPDRHVTKAKSTNDLLRVAADPPATVRSSSEGGDGFSTLRDPRLLPSSESTESTLSSSHHPDLNDEVATLSLKLVQAINNQTKLDDTLAVTRQELEQVQEKARALESENEQYWRDIEDGALVKKAEVDQLKASLAEEKAQRLLAEKEKKGIEQELETLTAALFEEANKMVAAAKLEREAVEKKNEQLRSQIKDTESLLASHQEQLAELKSVLQVMNISKDDLDGRTAISTAPPSPAGPSQPPAFTRKSMEATDIPGDVVCAEIAPGPATSFPDLIKTVCRTDILAYEDFRELFTISKSSKPPSRATSGSYSGLNVMSLAGFGGAGFGSGSPSPSKSQPHSPSGSVSSPQPPNSSVPLKDARFYKRALVEDIEPTLRLDAAPGISWLTRRNVLSSICEGSLVVEPVPPNVRKYEFPCSLCGERRSGTDNERTHRFRTSDSETAQRYPLCVLCLEKVRSCCEFAGYLRLILDGHIHAEEPDELQEAWEETVRLRERMFWSRIGGGIVPTFAQTSAPEERSEGHQASIDSLIEKPVVQIQPSDDIQDTAIGQEKLTATPRPLAADAMT from the exons ATGGCCGA TCTGATCGCCTTCCACTCTTATTATTCGCATCAAGGTTTCCTCTCGCCGTCAAACATGTTACCGCGCCCATCCAGCCACAAACGGTCTCTGTCATCCGGGAATAGGTCGGCTTCGCCTGATAGGCATGTTACGAAGGCCAAGTCCACAAATGATCTTCTCCGTGTTGCCGCAGACCCTCCGGCCACTGTTCGTTCCTCAAGTGAAGGTGGGGACGGCTTCAGCACTTTGAGGGACCCAAGACTTCTGCCCAGTTCTGAATCAACAGAGTCGACTCTATCGTCCTCACATCACCCGGACCTTAATGACGAAGTTGCAACACTTAGTCTAAAACTTGTTCAAGCGATTAACAATCAGACAAAACTCGATGACACTTTGGCCGTTACTCGCCAGGAGTTAGAGCAAGTCCAGGAAAAGGCCCGCGCGTTAGAGTCGGAAAACGAGCAATACTGGCGAGACATTGAAGACGGAGCGCTGGTGAAGAAAGCTGAGGTTGACCAATTGAAGGCTTCTTtggcagaagaaaaggctcAGCGTTTattggcggagaaggagaaaaagggaaTCGAGCAAGAGCTAGAAACACTCACTGCGGCTCTCTTTGAGGAAGCAAACAAG ATGGTTGCTGCTGCCAAGCTCGAGCGCGAGGctgtggagaagaagaatgaacAGTTACGTTCTCAGATCAAAGACACAGAGTCGCTTCTCGCTTCGCACCAAGAACAATTAGCCGAATTGAAATCAGTCCTTCAGGTAATGAACATTTCCAAGGACGATCTCGATGGTCGCACAGCAATCTCCACAGCACCACCTTCTCCGGCTGGTCCCTCACAACCTCCCGCCTTCACTAGGAAGAGTATGGAAGCTACAGATATCCCTGGCGATGTTGTCTGCGCCGAGATAGCACCCGGTCCTGCTACAAGTTTTCCTGATCTCATCAAAACTGTATGCCGAACCGACATATTGGCTTACGAGGATTTTCGTGAGCTGTTTACTATATCGAAGAGTTCGAAACCCCCCAGTAGGGCGACCAGCGGATCATATTCGGGCTTAAACGTCATGAgtctggctggctttggtGGTGCGGGGTTCGGCTCGGGCTCCCCCTCACCGTCAAAATCTCAACCTCATTCCCCGAGTGGGAGTGTTTCTTCGCCTCAACCCCCTAACTCTAGCGTCCCTTTGAAGGATGCACGATTCTACAAGCGTGCACTTGTGGAAGATATCGAACCTACGTTGAGACTCGATGCGGCCCCAGGGATATCCTGGCTGACCAGGCGAAACGTGCTATCTAGTATTTGTGAAGGAAGCCTGGTCGTAGAGCCGGTACCACCAAATGTTCGAAAATACGAATTCCCATGTTCTCTCTGTGGCGAACGGCGGAGTGGCACCGATAATGAGCGCACTCACCGTTTCCGGACATCTGACAGTGAAACAGCACAGCGATACCCATTGTGCGTTCTCTGTTTAGAAAAGGTACGCTCGTGCTGTGAGTTTGCGGGCTACCTCCGTCTCATCCTTGACGGTCATATCCACGCCGAGGAACCTGACGAGTTGCAAGAGGCGTGGGAGGAAACAGTTCGCTTGAGAGAAAGGATGTTCTGGTCAAGGATTGGTGGCGGCATCGTTCCCACATTTGCGCAAACGAGCGCCCCAGAAGAACGATCCGAGGGGCATCAGGCGAGCATAGATTCATTGATTGAAAAGCCTGTGGTACAGATTCAGCCTAGCGATGATATCCAGGACACCGCCATTGGTCAGGAGAAATTGACTGCAACTCCCCGGCCGCTGGCCGCCGATGCCATGACTTGA